The Effusibacillus pohliae DSM 22757 DNA segment AACTGCTGATGAAAATCACCCAGCAGTCAATCAGCGGATTCAACCGCCGCCTGGAAAAGATTATCGAAAGCCAGGTCCCTTCGAAAGACAAACTGATTCTGGCGATTCAAAACCATGTGTCGTTCGTGGCGGGCAATCTGGAAATGACGACCGTCCTGCTGCGGGAAGCGTTTTCGCTCGAACCAGAACATCATCAAGTGATCAAAGCGGAAACCGACCGATATCTCAATCTGTGGACGAAGATCATCGACGAGGGCGTCAAGGCCGGTGAATTTGAGTCGGGAAACAGCCGTCTGACGGCGCTCGCGATCCTCGGAAGCTGCAACTGGCTGCATCGCTGGTACAAAGAAAACGGACCGCTTACACCGGAAGAAATCGGCAGCTATTTCGCCCATATTTTTCTGGAAGGGATTCAAAAATAGCTGCATATCGCTCCCTCGCCCCTCATAAGGTCAAATGAGACCAATGAGAGCGAGGGAATTTTTTTGTACAAGCCGTTTGTGATCTGGTTAGCAACCGTTTTCGCGCTGATCGGGAGTTTATTGCTTGGAAACCTGTTGCTGCAAAAATCAGTAAATGCTGCTTCCGTCCTTTGTGCCGGGCCAACCAGAATCGCATCGGACGGCGTGGTGTATACGACCGTAAACGAAATGCCGGATCCGAACCCTAACAAGGCAGAACATGAACGGTTGGCTTCATTCAACTCCACAAACAAACTGCCAGATTCCGGTGACACCGGGGATGTCTTGTCGCAAAGCATTACCAGAACTGATCAAAAAGACA contains these protein-coding regions:
- a CDS encoding TetR/AcrR family transcriptional regulator, coding for MAINKYEEIAQAAIKLFKQKGYHATSVQDIADEVGLQKGSLYHYISSKEELLMKITQQSISGFNRRLEKIIESQVPSKDKLILAIQNHVSFVAGNLEMTTVLLREAFSLEPEHHQVIKAETDRYLNLWTKIIDEGVKAGEFESGNSRLTALAILGSCNWLHRWYKENGPLTPEEIGSYFAHIFLEGIQK